A region from the Mycoplasmopsis phocirhinis genome encodes:
- a CDS encoding ABC transporter permease, producing the protein MDLTNKKYVQRPSYVDFSNKIKPHISKLAVMFNVKSPLVKFLLRFLIIVFEFLTIAWIVITITFFLIKSIPGSTSLTLGLDESTRKAVEATYGLDKPLIEQYFIYLRNILVGNFGVSLSVFPGQNINDFVWIRFYKSFLIGIFSVMLTIVIGIPVGVYVGMNPDKLPDHIATVIVSIFSSIPSLVFALWLLLLGRLLNIPYLYVETDLATYILPGLALSLGSIIVYIKYIRTELNRELNSQHAKFAYLKGLSKSRFVWTHALKPSLFPIATFFPVVIFGSFIGSLFVEQIFFITGSGGLLLNAITSKDYNIILFMVTLFSLITILSYTTRDLLYKAIDPRVRRAK; encoded by the coding sequence ATGGATTTAACTAATAAAAAATATGTTCAAAGGCCATCATATGTTGATTTTAGCAATAAAATCAAGCCGCACATTTCTAAACTTGCGGTGATGTTCAATGTTAAGTCTCCTTTAGTTAAATTTTTACTGAGATTTTTAATTATTGTCTTTGAATTTTTAACAATAGCTTGAATAGTTATTACAATTACATTCTTTTTAATTAAATCTATACCTGGTTCAACTTCGCTAACACTAGGTCTAGACGAATCTACACGAAAAGCTGTTGAAGCAACATATGGTTTAGATAAACCATTGATTGAACAATATTTTATCTATTTACGCAATATTTTAGTAGGTAATTTTGGAGTTTCACTGTCAGTGTTTCCCGGACAAAACATCAACGATTTTGTGTGAATAAGATTTTATAAATCATTTCTAATTGGTATATTTTCAGTTATGCTAACTATAGTGATAGGAATACCAGTTGGAGTTTATGTTGGTATGAATCCAGATAAATTACCCGATCATATCGCAACTGTTATTGTTTCAATCTTTTCATCAATACCTTCACTGGTGTTTGCGTTATGATTACTGCTACTTGGTAGATTGTTGAATATTCCATATTTATATGTTGAAACTGATTTAGCAACATACATTTTGCCCGGTTTAGCACTTTCACTTGGTTCTATAATTGTTTATATAAAATATATTAGAACTGAATTAAACCGTGAATTAAATTCACAACACGCAAAATTCGCTTATCTAAAAGGTTTATCAAAATCTAGATTTGTATGAACTCATGCCCTAAAACCTTCTTTATTCCCTATTGCTACCTTTTTCCCTGTGGTAATATTTGGAAGTTTTATAGGTAGTTTATTTGTTGAACAAATATTCTTTATTACTGGTAGTGGTGGTTTATTGTTAAACGCTATTACTTCAAAAGACTATAACATTATTTTGTTTATGGTTACATTATTCTCATTAATAACAATTTTATCTTACACAACTCGTGATTTATTGTATAAAGCAATTGACCCACGTGTTAGAAGAGCTAAATAG
- a CDS encoding ABC transporter permease yields MAIWAYRNKTSPNNEHGKHLAPNRFIQPLNYKKWELLGNLFDFHESNNVKKQQNKWLDFFYRFSRSFAGVFGFVLFMVIVLSAIFIPFFTKDPDKLSINDRYQNFFETPGYIFGTDALGRDLFARLWWGLRYSLALALVTAVIQVFVGLLIGISMGHFRIFDKIMTYIIKVISNVPSIIILIVITIVLKPTFWVMVFALTFTSWTGIANQMRSQVLRAKTFEWVSASAILGTPTWKILFNYLPVVIPLLVTEIVFHIPGVILSETSLAFIGLSIDIPTLGNLISEGSKVFTAYPRYVLLPSMVLVLLTTSIQLIASSIQDSLLRQR; encoded by the coding sequence ATGGCAATTTGAGCGTATAGAAATAAAACATCGCCAAACAATGAACATGGCAAACATTTAGCGCCGAATCGTTTTATTCAACCTTTAAACTATAAAAAATGAGAATTATTAGGGAATTTATTTGATTTTCACGAATCAAATAATGTAAAAAAACAACAAAATAAATGACTAGATTTTTTCTATCGTTTCTCTAGATCATTTGCGGGAGTTTTTGGCTTTGTGTTATTTATGGTAATAGTATTAAGTGCTATATTTATTCCATTTTTCACTAAAGATCCAGACAAATTGAGTATTAATGATAGATATCAAAACTTTTTTGAGACACCAGGTTATATTTTTGGTACAGATGCTTTAGGTAGAGATTTATTTGCGCGTCTTTGGTGAGGTTTGAGATATTCACTAGCTTTAGCTTTAGTTACAGCTGTAATTCAGGTTTTTGTTGGTTTATTGATTGGGATTAGTATGGGTCATTTTAGAATCTTTGATAAAATTATGACTTACATCATTAAAGTTATTTCAAATGTACCTTCAATAATTATATTAATTGTGATAACCATTGTCCTAAAACCAACATTTTGAGTTATGGTATTTGCACTAACATTTACATCTTGGACAGGTATTGCTAACCAAATGCGCTCGCAAGTATTAAGAGCTAAAACATTTGAATGAGTTTCAGCTTCTGCGATTTTAGGAACTCCAACCTGAAAAATATTATTTAACTATTTACCAGTAGTAATACCTCTATTAGTTACTGAAATAGTATTTCATATTCCTGGTGTAATTCTTTCAGAAACCTCGTTGGCTTTCATTGGTTTAAGTATTGATATCCCAACTCTAGGTAATTTAATTTCAGAAGGTTCAAAAGTATTTACTGCCTATCCGCGATATGTATTACTACCTTCAATGGTTTTGGTCTTACTTACAACTTCAATTCAACTAATAGCATCAAGTATTCAAGACTCATTATTAAGACAAAGATAG
- a CDS encoding ABC transporter ATP-binding protein produces MQTTLKTEGELNPAPYTKLYPYVIKKLAKPHPLNLLEVRKEKNKGFWKDIVDFWKNIGHGFSRIFRWGKKQQSNIDLESYFNSAKVEHVLGEDLKVAAEIDDIYLTFKNPANPKEKNLVLRGPSFKIYEGKIHSIIGESGSGKSVLTSLLYGLTGSNSIVESGSVKLYGLEVHNFNLYNWEKSKLRGRVVSAVFQNPMSILDPTMKVGNQITEGMLINGIVKTKKEAIKEAIKYLKLAKINDPEKVMKLYPHNLSGGMIQRIAIAAIVSLKPKILVMDEPTTALDPTVQALVLDIIRELQSTFKIAVAFITHDLGVVASISEFINIMYAGQIVESGTREEVLMHPQHPYTWGLISSMPDYNNDERLNVIKGAVPSSLNNIEGDAFAVRNDYALGIDLEQEANFYYVSATHYVKSNLLDAKAPFYQPPKIIQNLWKRYFERLEIIYGKNFFVNQQDYEKDLAIISAYNTQVDELKQQQANQLQKINEEL; encoded by the coding sequence ATGCAAACAACATTAAAAACAGAAGGTGAATTAAATCCTGCTCCATACACTAAACTATATCCATATGTAATTAAAAAATTAGCTAAACCACATCCTTTAAATTTATTAGAAGTGCGTAAAGAGAAAAACAAAGGTTTTTGAAAAGATATTGTAGATTTTTGAAAAAATATAGGCCACGGTTTTAGTAGAATTTTTCGTTGAGGTAAAAAACAACAATCAAATATTGATTTAGAATCATATTTTAATTCAGCAAAAGTTGAACACGTTCTTGGCGAAGACTTAAAAGTTGCCGCTGAAATAGATGATATTTATTTAACATTTAAAAATCCGGCAAATCCAAAAGAAAAAAATTTAGTTTTAAGAGGTCCAAGTTTTAAAATTTACGAAGGTAAAATACACTCAATTATAGGTGAATCTGGTTCTGGAAAATCAGTTCTTACTTCACTTTTATATGGTTTAACCGGCAGCAATTCAATAGTAGAATCTGGAAGTGTAAAATTATATGGTTTAGAGGTTCATAATTTCAATTTATATAATTGAGAAAAATCAAAATTAAGAGGACGAGTGGTAAGTGCTGTTTTCCAAAACCCTATGTCAATTTTAGATCCCACAATGAAAGTTGGTAATCAAATTACCGAAGGTATGTTGATAAACGGCATTGTTAAAACTAAAAAAGAAGCAATAAAAGAAGCAATAAAATACCTAAAATTAGCTAAAATCAATGATCCTGAAAAAGTAATGAAATTATATCCTCATAACCTTTCAGGTGGAATGATTCAACGGATTGCGATCGCAGCTATAGTGAGTCTTAAACCAAAAATTTTAGTTATGGATGAACCAACAACTGCTCTTGATCCTACTGTGCAGGCTTTAGTATTAGATATAATTAGAGAACTTCAATCAACATTTAAAATTGCAGTAGCTTTTATTACTCACGATTTAGGTGTTGTAGCTTCAATATCGGAATTTATTAACATTATGTATGCTGGTCAAATTGTTGAATCCGGTACTCGTGAAGAAGTACTTATGCACCCACAACACCCATATACGTGAGGTTTAATTTCTTCAATGCCAGATTATAATAATGATGAGCGTTTAAATGTGATTAAAGGTGCTGTTCCTTCTTCTTTAAATAATATTGAAGGAGATGCCTTTGCTGTTCGTAATGATTATGCTTTAGGAATTGATTTAGAACAAGAAGCCAATTTTTACTATGTTTCAGCCACTCATTATGTTAAATCTAATTTATTAGATGCTAAGGCTCCTTTTTATCAACCACCTAAAATTATCCAAAATTTGTGAAAAAGATATTTTGAACGTTTAGAGATAATTTATGGTAAAAATTTCTTCGTTAATCAACAAGATTACGAAAAAGATTTAGCCATAATATCAGCATATAACACACAAGTAGATGAATTAAAACAACAACAAGCAAACCAGTTGCAAAAAATTAACGAGGAGTTATAA
- a CDS encoding ABC transporter ATP-binding protein, which translates to MEEKKYYVETTRSGKKLYRLVRPGTEQMLNCVDKEAIVQIRNLDVTYGYGANTFYALKDLNLNIYQGEVLGLVGESGSGKTTAGRAIIGLTPHSFGQIKILDRVIPKNRDKIFKWSKKGKDIIDFMVNKVQMIFQDPTNSLNPFKNVETVVGEGLSNLKNSKYIYLTNVDTETYVELNKKIEKFNPELVLSKDVWNDVRNNWASEKSLYDFVFTTAMQKLELLKDKLNQEQYQSLLDYLKLRKKSRDEEDKLSENQYKRKLIIDILNQVGLDETVLNRYPLEFSGGQQQRVGICRAVVLQPQILIADEPISALDVSIQAQVINIFKELKEKYNLTIIFIAHDLRMVEYISDRIAVINKGTLLEVGPTKSVIHNPHHPYTQSLLDAVPSIEAEKGSLVGKLYDPNVHNYDKDNQPKWQKVNDKHFVLASDLELESIKEQAKLYKSKFIN; encoded by the coding sequence ATGGAAGAAAAAAAATATTACGTTGAAACTACTCGTAGTGGTAAAAAACTTTATCGTCTGGTCCGCCCAGGCACCGAGCAAATGCTAAATTGTGTCGACAAAGAAGCGATAGTTCAAATTAGAAATTTAGACGTAACTTATGGTTATGGAGCTAACACCTTTTATGCCTTAAAAGATTTAAATTTGAATATTTATCAAGGCGAAGTGTTAGGATTGGTTGGTGAATCGGGTTCAGGAAAAACAACTGCAGGTCGAGCAATTATTGGTTTAACCCCACATTCATTTGGTCAAATTAAGATTTTAGATCGTGTAATTCCTAAAAACAGAGATAAGATTTTTAAATGATCAAAAAAAGGTAAAGATATTATTGATTTTATGGTTAATAAAGTTCAAATGATATTTCAAGACCCAACAAATTCATTAAATCCGTTTAAAAATGTAGAGACTGTAGTTGGAGAAGGTTTATCTAACCTTAAAAATTCTAAATATATTTATTTAACCAATGTTGATACAGAAACTTATGTCGAATTGAACAAAAAAATTGAAAAATTTAATCCTGAATTAGTTCTTTCTAAAGATGTGTGGAATGATGTAAGAAATAATTGAGCAAGTGAAAAAAGTTTATATGATTTTGTTTTTACAACAGCTATGCAAAAATTAGAACTTTTAAAAGACAAATTAAATCAAGAACAATATCAGTCATTATTAGATTATTTAAAGTTGCGAAAAAAATCTCGTGATGAAGAAGACAAATTAAGTGAAAATCAATATAAACGTAAACTAATTATTGATATTTTAAATCAAGTTGGACTAGATGAAACAGTTTTAAACAGATATCCTTTGGAATTTTCGGGTGGTCAACAACAACGTGTAGGGATTTGCCGGGCAGTTGTATTACAACCACAAATATTAATTGCCGATGAACCTATTTCTGCACTTGATGTTTCAATTCAAGCCCAAGTTATTAATATATTCAAAGAATTAAAAGAAAAATATAATTTAACAATTATTTTTATCGCCCACGATTTACGTATGGTTGAATATATTTCCGATCGTATAGCTGTTATTAATAAAGGTACATTATTAGAAGTTGGACCAACTAAATCAGTTATTCACAACCCCCACCATCCTTACACTCAAAGTTTACTTGACGCAGTACCTTCAATTGAAGCTGAAAAAGGTTCATTAGTTGGTAAGTTATATGATCCTAACGTTCACAATTATGATAAAGATAACCAGCCTAAATGACAAAAAGTTAACGACAAACATTTTGTATTAGCTTCTGATTTAGAACTTGAATCAATCAAAGAACAAGCAAAACTATATAAGTCAAAATTTATTAATTAA
- a CDS encoding DNA-methyltransferase, whose translation MNNKKDENTLNSLPINQIINGDNVQIMKTLPDNSIDLIFADPPYNMNLDKDLYRFGGEKFKGVDDEWDKYDNLAHYDNECKTWLKQCLRILKKNGSLWVIGSFQNIHRLGYILQDMNAWIINEIVWEKSNPVPNFAGTRFVNAQETLLWVVKDKKAKFKFNYKTMKHLNGGTQMKSVWKLPICSGSERLKDKDGFKVHNTQKPLELLQRIILACSSYGDIVLDPFSGTGTTAHAAKFYGRKYIGIEQSHKYYLASLNRLNNVIETTQHDDLKFAYYDIAPEKVSFKDLIDKKYINVKDIVKINNLELFFNTDGTLNHNGIKKTPNALCREIFAKPTNAWNILKINGETLGEIRERYRNDLKLNV comes from the coding sequence ATGAACAACAAAAAAGACGAAAATACGCTAAATTCTTTACCAATTAATCAAATTATTAATGGAGATAATGTCCAAATAATGAAAACATTGCCCGATAATTCAATTGATTTAATTTTTGCAGACCCTCCATATAACATGAATCTTGATAAAGATTTATATAGATTTGGAGGTGAAAAATTTAAAGGTGTGGATGATGAATGAGATAAATATGATAATTTAGCACATTACGATAATGAATGCAAAACCTGATTAAAACAATGTTTAAGAATTCTTAAAAAAAATGGTTCACTTTGAGTTATAGGTTCATTTCAAAACATTCATCGTCTTGGTTATATATTACAAGATATGAATGCTTGAATTATTAATGAAATTGTATGAGAAAAATCTAATCCTGTACCAAATTTTGCAGGAACACGCTTTGTTAATGCTCAAGAAACATTACTGTGAGTGGTTAAAGATAAAAAAGCTAAATTTAAATTTAATTATAAAACAATGAAACATCTTAATGGTGGAACACAGATGAAGTCTGTTTGAAAACTCCCTATATGTTCAGGTTCGGAAAGATTAAAAGATAAAGACGGTTTTAAGGTACATAATACTCAAAAACCATTAGAATTATTGCAAAGAATTATTCTTGCTTGTTCAAGTTATGGTGATATTGTTTTAGACCCTTTTAGTGGTACAGGAACAACAGCACATGCTGCCAAATTTTATGGTCGCAAATATATTGGCATAGAACAATCTCATAAATATTATTTAGCAAGTTTAAATAGATTAAATAATGTTATAGAGACAACGCAACATGATGATTTAAAATTTGCTTATTATGATATTGCTCCTGAAAAAGTGAGTTTCAAAGATTTAATTGACAAAAAATATATAAATGTTAAAGATATTGTTAAAATTAACAATTTGGAATTATTTTTTAATACTGATGGCACACTGAATCATAATGGCATAAAGAAGACCCCCAATGCTCTGTGCAGAGAAATTTTTGCTAAACCCACCAACGCGTGAAATATTTTAAAGATCAATGGTGAAACTCTTGGCGAAATTAGAGAACGTTATAGAAACGATTTAAAATTAAATGTTTAG
- the rlmD gene encoding 23S rRNA (uracil(1939)-C(5))-methyltransferase RlmD, with amino-acid sequence MKFSKNQIINNVKAINLSYEGLGVVKLNNYTIFVENLLTGESADIEIKKANNKFAFAKVIKRFDSSQQRLNIANEQLMKSGATPLAILSYSDQLKFKEEFVKYLFARNIHFDNVFSILENKKPWAYRNKITVFVSKQNSKIIFGLYEKNTHNIIEQYSYDLANEEINHLIKWLSNNINNFNEFIANIDAIESFTFRYSKTFDEHLIIINAKKNIKIGQNFLKIISSHFPNLVNIIINIKSNKKNKYFALLNNKNSIKDKIGKNIVNINWNSFFQVNSSQTERLYQLLIDNLKVDKNDIVIDAYCGVGSIALSIAPYVKKVYGLEIIQDAVLNAKQNARINNINNCEFFAGDVEDNFFKIKNANILVVDPPRSGLSTNFINLILKYKPKKIGYISCNIHTMCRDIDLFLKNGYKLDYLRPCDMFSQTHHIECVGVLSKN; translated from the coding sequence ATGAAATTTAGTAAAAATCAAATAATAAATAATGTTAAGGCAATTAATCTTTCGTATGAAGGTTTAGGTGTTGTTAAATTAAATAATTACACAATATTTGTTGAAAATTTATTAACAGGTGAGAGTGCTGATATTGAAATAAAAAAAGCAAATAATAAATTTGCCTTTGCTAAAGTTATCAAAAGGTTTGATTCTTCTCAACAAAGATTGAATATCGCTAATGAACAATTGATGAAGTCTGGAGCAACTCCACTCGCTATTCTTTCTTATAGTGACCAATTGAAATTTAAAGAAGAATTTGTAAAATATTTGTTTGCTCGCAATATTCATTTTGATAATGTATTTTCTATATTGGAAAATAAAAAACCTTGAGCTTATCGCAATAAAATTACTGTGTTTGTTTCTAAACAAAACAGCAAAATTATTTTTGGTTTATACGAAAAAAATACACATAATATAATTGAACAGTATAGTTATGATTTAGCAAACGAAGAAATTAATCATTTAATTAAATGGTTAAGCAACAATATTAATAATTTCAATGAATTTATTGCTAATATAGATGCAATTGAGAGTTTCACTTTTAGATATTCAAAAACATTTGATGAACATTTAATAATAATTAATGCTAAAAAAAATATAAAAATAGGACAGAATTTTTTAAAAATTATCTCATCACATTTTCCTAATTTAGTTAATATTATTATTAATATCAAAAGTAATAAAAAAAATAAATATTTTGCTTTACTAAATAATAAAAATTCAATTAAAGATAAAATTGGGAAAAATATCGTTAATATTAATTGAAATAGTTTTTTTCAAGTTAATTCAAGTCAAACTGAAAGACTTTATCAACTTTTAATCGATAATTTAAAAGTTGATAAAAATGATATTGTCATTGATGCTTATTGTGGGGTAGGTTCTATAGCTCTTTCAATTGCTCCATATGTTAAAAAGGTTTATGGTCTTGAAATAATACAAGATGCTGTATTAAACGCAAAACAAAACGCAAGAATTAATAATATTAATAATTGTGAATTTTTTGCTGGTGATGTTGAGGATAATTTTTTCAAAATAAAAAATGCCAATATTTTAGTAGTTGATCCTCCACGTTCGGGTTTAAGTACCAATTTTATTAATTTAATACTTAAATATAAACCTAAAAAAATTGGTTATATTTCATGTAACATTCATACAATGTGTAGAGATATTGATTTATTTTTGAAAAATGGTTATAAACTGGATTATTTGAGACCGTGTGATATGTTTAGTCAAACACACCATATTGAATGTGTAGGTGTTTTGTCAAAGAATTAA
- a CDS encoding HAD-IIB family hydrolase, with protein sequence MGIKDIKIIFIDLDGTSLDYKHKLLSKKNLEIINKCREKNIKVVVSTGRGLNQKTWDILNQINDNSNIIAWNGAKIIKNNKEVFSSAIPQKILDEIAVLIRKYRISTVVNSDFKNHSYTDSKLMRLVIKLKRSKAKPVSKFKPNFEIFKLIFIPKSKKMFAKFRNELTLKFKNELNILDARSYTSFIEVTDKNASKGIAEVLFSRLDNVLPQNCIHIGDTMNDSTTVGKIKYVIAMKNATKEFKKIANFISPYSFKSGGLAKTINHFLFNEK encoded by the coding sequence ATGGGAATAAAAGATATCAAAATAATATTTATTGATTTAGACGGAACAAGTTTAGATTATAAGCATAAGTTATTAAGTAAAAAAAATCTAGAAATTATAAACAAATGCCGTGAAAAAAACATAAAAGTTGTGGTCTCAACTGGGAGAGGTTTAAACCAAAAAACTTGAGATATTTTAAATCAAATCAATGATAATTCCAATATTATTGCTTGAAATGGGGCAAAAATAATTAAAAATAATAAGGAAGTTTTTTCGTCCGCGATTCCTCAAAAAATACTCGATGAAATTGCCGTATTGATACGAAAATACCGAATTAGTACAGTTGTTAATTCTGATTTTAAAAATCACTCGTATACAGATTCTAAATTAATGAGGCTGGTAATTAAATTAAAAAGATCAAAGGCAAAACCGGTTAGTAAATTTAAACCCAATTTTGAAATATTTAAGTTAATTTTTATCCCTAAAAGTAAAAAAATGTTCGCTAAATTCAGGAATGAATTAACATTAAAATTTAAAAATGAATTAAATATACTTGATGCACGAAGCTATACATCATTTATCGAAGTAACTGATAAAAATGCTTCAAAAGGTATTGCTGAAGTTTTATTTAGCCGTTTAGATAATGTTTTGCCACAAAATTGTATACATATTGGTGATACAATGAATGATTCAACAACAGTAGGCAAAATAAAATATGTTATAGCAATGAAAAATGCGACTAAAGAGTTTAAAAAAATAGCCAATTTCATAAGTCCATATAGTTTTAAATCTGGTGGATTAGCCAAAACAATTAATCATTTTTTATTCAATGAAAAATAA
- a CDS encoding MHO_1590 family protein, which translates to MSKKKILIPLASISIVASVAVPLVTISLTKKNKNKIEEKVQYKLNQDEVFPTIDKNEFYNYIRYEQNRAIFDKSIVNAIFNYVLANMQTNVDKLDFDYNFINESQLNIKFIAYNANNIFTKSYTLNATINSKGL; encoded by the coding sequence ATGAGCAAGAAAAAAATTCTTATACCATTGGCTAGTATAAGTATTGTGGCTAGCGTTGCTGTTCCTTTAGTAACAATTTCGCTAACTAAAAAAAATAAAAATAAAATAGAAGAAAAAGTGCAATATAAGTTAAATCAAGATGAAGTTTTCCCAACAATTGACAAAAATGAATTCTATAACTATATTAGGTATGAACAAAACAGAGCTATTTTTGATAAAAGCATAGTTAACGCGATATTTAATTATGTTTTAGCTAATATGCAAACAAATGTAGATAAATTGGATTTTGACTATAATTTTATTAATGAAAGTCAATTAAATATTAAATTTATTGCGTACAATGCAAATAATATATTTACTAAATCGTACACACTTAATGCAACAATAAACTCAAAAGGACTTTAG
- a CDS encoding MHO_1580 family protein has protein sequence MFILTPNSTPPVVEKKELKINPYQFIVKKISSNPDVDKNNKYPHNIYDFVTTRRFLNIENVLRGRIEIRRFFNNDRFYVTFTIAVPTMVYNSVKYNANLNDFELSINNKLIDKTKINIKKTEYSINAENQNNIDDFFMFKKSNVLAKPYRSDLFHVVISSDVLGLKFSELNNIIFQTNGNKKEIWEIKKFANPVKEYYIEANNNEANFKIAERYLFEFGELNNDVIDFKTYYIDNNVKFNKLTFNNNIEIASSKSIINAEKYWNKNTFFIFDEYKRIWNQYQSLSKNELNSFSGEHWQNLSKLNLQSELISSLYNSNNEQKKYVYNWPTEYNYKTGIIQDGYNFDNKGLFVPYNFKGNLKTTYNYIFDNGGSNNNNDLIKIHINNTQHIENRILNPNDGLIRLNIEQEQIKVEKLKYSFNANDIEKIIKNKPNNIDFFNNFQINEQEKNSYTIG, from the coding sequence ATTTTTATCTTAACACCTAATTCTACTCCGCCAGTTGTAGAAAAAAAAGAATTAAAAATCAATCCCTATCAATTTATTGTTAAAAAAATTTCCTCAAACCCAGATGTAGACAAAAATAATAAATACCCGCACAATATTTATGATTTTGTTACTACTAGACGATTTTTAAATATTGAAAATGTATTAAGAGGTAGAATTGAAATAAGAAGATTTTTTAATAACGATCGTTTTTATGTTACCTTTACAATTGCTGTACCGACAATGGTATACAATTCAGTAAAGTATAACGCTAATTTAAATGATTTTGAATTAAGTATTAACAATAAGTTAATTGATAAAACCAAAATAAATATTAAAAAAACCGAATATTCCATTAACGCAGAAAATCAAAATAATATAGATGATTTTTTTATGTTTAAAAAATCAAATGTACTAGCAAAACCTTATCGCTCAGACCTATTTCATGTTGTAATTTCTTCAGATGTTCTAGGTTTAAAATTTAGTGAATTAAATAACATTATTTTTCAAACGAATGGGAATAAAAAAGAAATTTGAGAAATAAAAAAATTCGCAAATCCAGTAAAAGAATATTATATTGAGGCAAATAACAATGAAGCCAATTTTAAAATTGCCGAAAGATATTTATTTGAATTTGGCGAACTAAATAACGATGTTATTGATTTTAAAACTTATTACATTGATAATAATGTAAAATTCAATAAATTAACTTTTAACAATAACATTGAAATAGCATCTTCTAAGTCAATAATTAATGCTGAAAAATATTGAAATAAGAATACATTTTTTATATTTGATGAATATAAACGAATTTGAAATCAATATCAATCACTATCAAAAAATGAATTAAATTCATTTAGTGGCGAACATTGACAAAATCTATCTAAATTAAATTTACAAAGCGAATTAATTTCATCTTTATACAATAGCAACAATGAGCAAAAAAAATATGTATATAATTGACCTACTGAATACAATTACAAAACCGGGATAATTCAAGATGGCTATAATTTTGATAATAAAGGTCTTTTTGTTCCATACAATTTTAAAGGTAATTTAAAAACTACATATAATTATATTTTTGATAATGGAGGATCAAATAACAATAACGATTTAATAAAAATTCATATCAATAATACCCAACATATAGAAAATAGAATTTTGAATCCTAATGATGGATTAATTAGATTAAATATCGAGCAAGAACAAATAAAAGTAGAGAAATTAAAATATTCATTCAATGCTAATGATATAGAAAAAATTATCAAAAATAAACCAAATAATATTGACTTTTTCAATAATTTTCAAATAAATGAGCAAGAAAAAAATTCTTATACCATTGGCTAG
- a CDS encoding MG284/MPN403 family protein has protein sequence MIHTQNQYFNTLSPQQRYNAVKSLAMLDKAFKKYQIKNKFIDKTLNENNVPLILSKFQRTLEFLKPQNAFIIKNEFNEHNNRDWYDLHFSKTTYYKNRKNAIEEFLYFYLNT, from the coding sequence ATGATACACACACAAAACCAATACTTTAACACGCTTTCGCCACAACAAAGATATAACGCTGTGAAATCGTTAGCAATGCTTGATAAAGCTTTTAAAAAATATCAAATAAAAAATAAATTTATTGATAAAACACTAAACGAAAATAACGTACCCTTAATACTTTCAAAATTTCAAAGAACATTGGAGTTTTTAAAACCGCAAAATGCATTTATTATAAAAAATGAATTTAATGAGCACAATAATAGAGATTGATACGATTTACATTTTTCGAAAACTACATATTATAAAAATAGAAAAAATGCAATAGAGGAGTTTTTGTATTTTTATCTTAACACCTAA
- a CDS encoding RpiB/LacA/LacB family sugar-phosphate isomerase gives MHKKIVPITSDHAAVNLKNKLVEYINSLGYDVKDLGPSDETQKVSYSLQGHNLANYMKDNNYDFGIGLCGTGLGISYALNRHQGIRAARVTSTEDARLAKQHNNANVLVLGGRQISFEEAKKIIDEYIKTEYEGGRHQQRIDDIENF, from the coding sequence ATGCACAAAAAAATAGTACCAATAACAAGTGATCATGCTGCCGTAAATTTAAAAAACAAATTAGTTGAATATATCAATAGTTTGGGCTATGATGTAAAAGATTTAGGACCAAGTGATGAAACACAAAAAGTTTCATATTCACTTCAAGGGCACAATCTGGCAAATTATATGAAAGATAATAATTATGATTTTGGCATCGGTTTATGTGGAACTGGTCTTGGAATTTCATATGCTTTAAACCGTCATCAAGGAATAAGAGCAGCACGTGTAACATCAACTGAAGATGCACGACTAGCCAAACAACATAATAATGCCAATGTTTTAGTTTTAGGTGGTAGACAAATTAGTTTTGAAGAAGCTAAAAAAATAATAGATGAATATATTAAAACAGAATATGAAGGTGGCAGACATCAACAACGTATTGATGACATAGAAAATTTTTAA